Part of the Halogeometricum sp. S3BR5-2 genome, CTTCTACGACCCGTTGGACATCGAGTACGACAACGACTGGCCCCCACTGTGGCAGGAGGGCGGGATGCCCAAGGAGGTCTTCTACGAACACGACCCGGACGTCTTCCTCGTCGACCCCAACATGATTCAGGCGTGGGACGACAACTGGAAGGATTCCGACGTTGAGGAGATCGAAACCAACGTCGCGCCGTTTTTCGGCTGTCACAACCGCCGCATGAGCAGCGATTGGCAGGAGGAGATGGGCTACCCCGACCGGGCGCCGACGATGCTGGAGGCCTTCGACAAGGTCGGAACTGTCCTCGACGAGCGCGCCAGAACCGATGCGTGGCTCGAACTCCACGAGGAGTTGCAGTCCGAACTGCAGTCACGGCTCCCGTCCGACGACGACACGCCGTCTTACGGCCTCATCAACTCCGGCTCCAGTCCGGACACCGGGGAGTTCTACGTCATGGACATGACGGACAAGGGCTACGAGAAAAAGCCCTACCGCGACGTCGGTGTCGTCGAAGACGACGCCTTCCAGCATATCGGGGGTGGCCAGGCCAAGGTAGACTACGAAACGATGCTGGAGGTCGATCCCGACGTCATCATCGTCCACTGGGGCATCACGACCGGCTCGGTGACGTTCGACGGCGACGGCGCGTTCGACGCCGAACAGTTCCGTGAGAACTTCGTCACGCCGATGGAGGACGACGACGTCGGGAGCCAACTCACCGCGGTTCAAGAGGGGCGCGTCCTCCCCGGACCGACCGCGGAACAGGGGCCGCTCGTCAACGCCTTCCAGACCGAACTGACCGCACGGCTGTTCTATCCCGAGGTGTTTGGCGAACCCGATCTGGACGCCCCGCTCGACGTACCCGAGGAAGAGCAGTTGTTCGACCGCCAGCGCGTCCGCGACATCGTCAACGGCGACCTCTGACTGCCGCGAGGCTCTCCTCACCCAGCACGGATATCCACCAGCTTCTAACGTTTCGACAGAACGACACCCTCCACGTCGAGGTCCTCGGGCGCGGGTTCGGCGATTCACACCGTAAAACGCGAGAGAACGACCCGAAATCAGTCGACTACCTACACCTGATTCCGCAGTTCTTCTTCACCGGATTCCAACCGCTCCAGATTCTCCTCGATGATGTCGGTCATGCGCTCCCAGTACTCCGGCGTGTGACCCGCGTTGTGCGGCGTGATGAGCACGTTGTCGAAGCCCCACAGTTCGTGGTCGTCCGGGAGCGGTTCGGGGTCGGTTACGTCGAGAGCGGCGCCGCGGACGGCGTTGCCGCGCAGGGCGTCCAGCAGGGCGTCGGTGTCGACGACGGGGCCGCGGCCGACGTTTATCAGCACCGTTTCGGGGTCCATCGTCTTGAACGCGTCCGCGTCGAGGATACCCCGCGTGGTGTCGGTGAGCGGACAGGCGACGACGACGTAGTCCGAACGGGCGAGGGCGTCGTGGAATCCCGACTCGTCCTCGAAGCCGACGACTTCGTCCGTGGGGCCGCCCTTCTCCGGGGAGTAGCGCACGCCGATAGTGTCGACGCCGAACGGTTCCAGACGGTCGACGACGGCCT contains:
- a CDS encoding ABC transporter substrate-binding protein; translated protein: MSEDIGGRGAPTRRDYVKYGGTVVGGGLLAGCSGQSGSGSTPVETNTDAGTETTTDDGGYTVELFPVGEVAFESVPESVTTYNMGWADMVVSLGQADKLQTNRLSAPTLFYDPLDIEYDNDWPPLWQEGGMPKEVFYEHDPDVFLVDPNMIQAWDDNWKDSDVEEIETNVAPFFGCHNRRMSSDWQEEMGYPDRAPTMLEAFDKVGTVLDERARTDAWLELHEELQSELQSRLPSDDDTPSYGLINSGSSPDTGEFYVMDMTDKGYEKKPYRDVGVVEDDAFQHIGGGQAKVDYETMLEVDPDVIIVHWGITTGSVTFDGDGAFDAEQFRENFVTPMEDDDVGSQLTAVQEGRVLPGPTAEQGPLVNAFQTELTARLFYPEVFGEPDLDAPLDVPEEEQLFDRQRVRDIVNGDL
- a CDS encoding D-2-hydroxyacid dehydrogenase translates to MSQDDAPDIAVLRQKIHGLSAEEYAETLGERLPEKDIALARTPAEERELLKRVPVATGFSIEEDALEAAENLELFACVFAGTGHLPLEALDDRGVAVTNASGVHGPNIAEQVLGGILSFSRRFHVGWRQKQRNEWRSYPTYELQGSTVTVLGLGAIGQAVVDRLEPFGVDTIGVRYSPEKGGPTDEVVGFEDESGFHDALARSDYVVVACPLTDTTRGILDADAFKTMDPETVLINVGRGPVVDTDALLDALRGNAVRGAALDVTDPEPLPDDHELWGFDNVLITPHNAGHTPEYWERMTDIIEENLERLESGEEELRNQV